From the Candidozyma auris chromosome 2, complete sequence genome, the window ATGcacaagttcttggagatAGCCGAGTTGGCGCTTGGTGGGCTCGACATAGTCACTTTTGAGTCCTTCTCTTATAGCTTTCTgcctttctttctctgctttcttcttggctAGGGCATCCTTTTCAGCTTGAGTGGTGGAATCTCGGCGTCCAGCATTACGTGTTCGATGAGCTACCTTGGTgggctcctcctcctttggTGGCGATCCTGCCATGCTATAGTATGGGTTGTTGTAGTAGTTGAGACTACTAGTAATGTATGGTGATGTTTCGTGTAGTGCACGACCAAGtaagaagaaagcacagaaatggttgcaaacaaGACGCTCGATCTACCAAGCATACTACAAATACGTAGCAGCCTACTTCGTCACTTCGTTACTCTGTATTTATTACTCGTTGACTCAAACACCCCTTAATTGCCACCAGACAACAAGTATTCGATAGCACCCTGCACGCTTCCACCGCTTCTTCTTAGAGCAGCAACATTCTGgtcaaagtcaaagaaCCCCATATGGTTGAGCTGCCTCAATTGCGTCTCGTAACGCTCCTCAGGGGGTCTATCGTCACGCGGGGCTGCAGCTCCAGCTCCTCCGGCTCCTCCGGCGCCGCCCAAGAAGCTGAGTGGATCAATTGGTGGCACGCCGTTGGGGAAAAGAGATGCAAATGGGTTGGCAGCACCTCCAGCATTGGCTCCGCTGGCAGCACCTCCAGCAGAAGATGTATCATTAGAAGCAGCATTTTGGTTGTCGTCACCAACAGTAGGGTTGGCACCTGGAGCCGGGAATGCACTGGCACCAGCATCACCGCCCAAGCCAGCACCACCTTGCAAGTTTCTTAGGTTCATCATGCTGCGCATGGTCTCTGGATTGGAGATCATTTCTCTAAACATGGGCGACTGTAACATGGTGCGCACCTGGGGTCCCATGGCCCGCAACTGCGGGTTTTGGTTGATCATGAAGTCCAACATCTGAGGATTCAGCAACAACGCATTCATCTGCTCTTGGAACATCGGGCTGCTCATCATCTCGGACATCTGGTCGGGGTCTGGCAACAGCCCCATACCTCCGTCGGGGCCGAACATCGATGCCAGTGGAAGCTGCGTGTACCCAGCGTAACGAGCGCCCGTCAAGTCTGCCAACGGGTTGAAGGATCCCTGACCGGCGGCAATGTTGGAGGGGACACTAGAAGAGCTGGAGGCACCTTGACTGGTGGCGGTTtcacttgttgaagtttctggcttctttggagcGGCCAGCTTGATCATGTGTATGGCATGGCCATCTTTGATCTTGTATGACGCCACTGTTTCCTCGTCCTTAAGCACTTTCCCACTATACACCAATCTCTGGCGCTCCGGGGGCACATCGGCCTCGCCAGAGATGATCGTCTTCAAATCGGCAATCAGTGACGAAGTGTCGACCTTGACCTCAAACTTCTTATCGCCACTGGATTTCACGTTAATGGTGATTTGCTCAGACATGGCGAAGTTGCAAACAAGAGTAAACTGGAAAGAAGACGAGTCAATTAATAAGGGACACTGTGCGCTAGTTGGGTGGAGGTGTGTGTGCAGGCACTTCCACACGCTTCCACGGGAGA encodes:
- a CDS encoding ubiquitin domain-containing protein DSK2, which produces MSEQITINVKSSGDKKFEVKVDTSSSIADLKTIISGEADVPPERQRLVYSGKVLKDEETVASYKIKDGHAIHMIKSAAPKKPETSTSETATSQGASSSSSVPSNIAAGQGSFNPLADLTGARYAGYTQLPSASMFGPDGGMGSLPDPDQMSEMMSSPMFQEQMNALLSNPQMLDFMINQNPQLRAMGPQVRTMLQSPMFREMISNPETMRSMMNLRNLQGGAGLGGDAGASAFPAPGANPTVGDDNQNAASNDTSSAGGAASGANAGGAANPFASLFPNGVPPIDPLSFLGGAGGAGGAGAAAPRDDRPPEERYETQLRQLNHMGFFDFDQNVAALRRSGGSVQGAIEYLLSGGN